AGGTCGTCGATGAAAGATCCACCGACGAGATACACGAAGCAGATAATAATCATGACGATATTCCTGTTGACAGGAAGATTTGTAGCCCAGTCTGCCATGAGCTGTGGGATATTAGTGATGGTTATAAAATGGCCCAGGACGGATGATCCTGCGATCAGCAGCAGGATCATGCACGCAGTGCGCATCGCATCCCCGATCGCCTTCACGTATCCGCTGAAGCTCAACTGTTTTCTCATTATTACCATAAGAAGAACTACCATGGTGCCCACGCTACCCGCTTCCGTCGGGGTAAAAAATCCCCTCAGCAGCCCAACAATCATCAGCATGAACACCGCGAGCACCACCACTACCTCGGGCAGGGAAGCCATCCTCTGTTTCCAGGTAGACCTTTCGCCGGCCGGAGCGAGGGAAGGGTTGATCTTGGCCCATCCGTAAATTGTCAGCACAAACAGGAGCGCGATTCCAAGCCCGGGAACGATACCCGCCAGGAACAACACCCCTATCGATTGCTCAGTAAGAAGGCCGTAGATGATCAAGAAAACGGTGGGCGGGATCAGGCAGCCGAGCGTCCCTACGATCGCCACGAGGCCTGTAGAGAGGGTCTTGCTGTAACCATACCGGTCCATTTCGGGAATAGCAACGCTGCTGAAGGTTGCTGCGGTCGCCACTGCCGATCCGCAAAGGGCTTTGAATGCCGTTGCCCCGCCCACGGTGGCCATCGCAAGGCCGCCTGGAATGTGGCCGATGAACCGGTAGGCGCAGTCGTACAGCCTCTTCGCTATGCCCGAGGCGAAGGCGATCTGGCCCATGAAGATGAAAAGAGGGAAAACCGTGTACCCGTACGAGACAAAGACATCGTACATGTCCTTCGCCATCATGTGCGTAGCTCCCCTGAAATCCACAAGATACGTGAATCCGGCGAAGCCTACCAGAATCATACAGAAAGGGAGCTCGAGCCCCGTGAAGAACAAAGCGATCAACGCCACCAGTGCGACGCATCCGGTCGTAAGCTCACTCATAGGTACCCCCGAAAATCTTGAGGATGTCGCAGAGGAAAACAATGGCAAGCATCAGGAAGCAAAACGCCAAGGCATATTCGACCGGATAGAGAGGCAGTTCGAGAGTCCCGGACACCTCCGCCGCCTTCCGCATACCCGTGCCTATCTTCAGAGAATTCCAGCTAATCAGGAGACACAAGAAGATGCCGACGCACCGGGTGATGACATTCACCAGATTCTTTACCGGTCCTGCGAGGCGGTTCAGCATAAAGTCCACGGCGATATGGCCGCGCATCCAGAACGAGATCGGTACTGTGAATCCAATGACGATACCGCCACAGATTGCAATGATCTCCACAGCGCCTGGGATGGGCTTGCCGAACAGCCTCAGTACGACATCCACCGTGGTGAGAAGCATCATGAACGTCAACGAGACAGCGGCTATACCCTGCATGAACTGGTTGACCTTCAGCACGCCGGCAAGCAAAGCTCTCATAGGACCCCCTTAGTCCTGCTGAAGACTATTATTTCTACGCTCGTTTTTTCGGACTGCCCCCCAACGCCTTTCCTTCAAGCACTAGATGTTTCTCCAGCAGTTCGGCGGCGCGTGCCCGGTTCCTTTGTCTGATTGCGCGAACGATCTCACGATGTCCGGCCGTAACCAATCTTGAGGTGGCCAGTTTTACCTCATGCCGACTCCTGAAATCGGACACCACGGTCATCAATGATTCCATGACGAGGACAAAGACCTGGTTCTTGGAGG
The DNA window shown above is from Syntrophorhabdaceae bacterium and carries:
- a CDS encoding TRAP transporter small permease codes for the protein MRALLAGVLKVNQFMQGIAAVSLTFMMLLTTVDVVLRLFGKPIPGAVEIIAICGGIVIGFTVPISFWMRGHIAVDFMLNRLAGPVKNLVNVITRCVGIFLCLLISWNSLKIGTGMRKAAEVSGTLELPLYPVEYALAFCFLMLAIVFLCDILKIFGGTYE
- a CDS encoding TRAP transporter large permease, encoding MSELTTGCVALVALIALFFTGLELPFCMILVGFAGFTYLVDFRGATHMMAKDMYDVFVSYGYTVFPLFIFMGQIAFASGIAKRLYDCAYRFIGHIPGGLAMATVGGATAFKALCGSAVATAATFSSVAIPEMDRYGYSKTLSTGLVAIVGTLGCLIPPTVFLIIYGLLTEQSIGVLFLAGIVPGLGIALLFVLTIYGWAKINPSLAPAGERSTWKQRMASLPEVVVVLAVFMLMIVGLLRGFFTPTEAGSVGTMVVLLMVIMRKQLSFSGYVKAIGDAMRTACMILLLIAGSSVLGHFITITNIPQLMADWATNLPVNRNIVMIIICFVYLVGGSFIDDL